The Herbaspirillum sp. DW155 genomic interval GTGTGATCGGTTTTCTTTTGCAAAACGATTTGGTCTACAAAGGCGGCGCAGTCATTCAGCAGCGAGATCGACTCGTCGATATCCTTGAGAAACGCTTTGACCAGACCAATCCGGGGTTGCAGCTCGTCCATCCGACAATGGGTACGCTCAACAATGTCTGCTGCATCAATTGCGATATCCAAGAGCACACAGAGCACGGCGGGTATTTTGAAATCCGCTTTGACTTTATCGTTTCGGGGGCGCGTAAGTATCCCGTTTCGGCCACTTCTACCGAAGGCCAGGTAGCTTCCGCAGCGGATGCTGTCAAGTCGGCATCGCTGATTGACTACCTGGCTAATATTGCGGCGGCAGTAAAGAAAGGAGCTGCCGTCGTGAAGCAAGCTATCAGCACGGCTGTCGGGTGGTACACCCAGGCGTTGGGGCTTGTGAACGATGTGCGCCGAGTCTTCAAGTCCGTTTCGACGCTGGCGGGTAACTTGGGGAATCTGTTTGGCGGTGCGAACAATGGGTATAGCGGGTCGAATGCCAAAGCGGCAAATGGTGTGACGGCTGCGCAGTTGCTTGCCAAGGACACGGCCAAGCGGGCGGCCGTAATTCAGGCTGGAGCCGTTCTAGCGGGCGCAGCAGCATCACCTGCCGACGGGGCCGCTCTGTCGGCTGCTGCAAGTGCATTGGCGCAAGCCCTGCTGGCGACCGCCAGCGACCCTGCTGATGGGGTTCGGCTACTTTCCCAACTGTCTCAGTACCAGCCATCCGCGCCTACAACTTCATCTCAGACTGGGCAGGCGATGGCCAGCATGCAATCAGCAGTAGGTGCGCTCATGCGGCGCACGGCGCTTGCAGAGTTGGCTAGTGCCACCAGCAGCTATCAGCCCGCTTCATCCGAGGATGCAATCGCAGTCCGGAATCAAGTATCAAGCCTCATTGAAAACGAGATCCAGATTGCCGGCGACTCTGGCGACGATGAAACCTACGTGGCGTTGATCGGCCTGAGAGCGGCCGTGATTGACGATCTCAATACCCGCGGTGCGCAGCTTGCTTCGGTGACTGAGTTCTCTTTCAGTACACCCATGAACGCGTTGGCGCTGGCACAACGCCTCTATCGCGATCCAAGTAGGGCCAGTGAGCTGATCTCCCAGGCAGCGCCTATTCATCCCGCTTTCATGCCACAGGAGTTCCGGGCCTTATCGGAGTAAAGCATAAAGGCGAAAGCGGCATCATTGCAGTGCGGAAGAACATATGAACGATGAGATTAGGATTGATCTGAACGGTAAGCAGATCTATGGATGGACGAGCATCCATGTTCAGGTTGGGCT includes:
- a CDS encoding DNA circularization N-terminal domain-containing protein; its protein translation is MSTFSVGTVAGSIGGAASAANQLADTALGLFGDSDGSWLKSLKQASYGGLPFGVISSSAGVGRRVVVHEYPERDEVWVEDLGKRARRFGVIGFLLQNDLVYKGGAVIQQRDRLVDILEKRFDQTNPGLQLVHPTMGTLNNVCCINCDIQEHTEHGGYFEIRFDFIVSGARKYPVSATSTEGQVASAADAVKSASLIDYLANIAAAVKKGAAVVKQAISTAVGWYTQALGLVNDVRRVFKSVSTLAGNLGNLFGGANNGYSGSNAKAANGVTAAQLLAKDTAKRAAVIQAGAVLAGAAASPADGAALSAAASALAQALLATASDPADGVRLLSQLSQYQPSAPTTSSQTGQAMASMQSAVGALMRRTALAELASATSSYQPASSEDAIAVRNQVSSLIENEIQIAGDSGDDETYVALIGLRAAVIDDLNTRGAQLASVTEFSFSTPMNALALAQRLYRDPSRASELISQAAPIHPAFMPQEFRALSE